A genome region from Eremothecium cymbalariae DBVPG#7215 chromosome 4, complete sequence includes the following:
- the MDM35 gene encoding Mdm35p (similar to Ashbya gossypii ABR078C), translating to MGNIMSASFAPECTPLKDTYDKCFNQWYSEKFLKGRSMENECAEQWQTYMECVETHLVKQGIKPALDDARKEAPFENEGKPLDK from the coding sequence ATGGGTAATATCATGTCCGCCAGCTTTGCCCCAGAGTGTACTCCGCTCAAGGATACCTACGACAAGTGTTTCAACCAATGGTACAGTGAAAAGTTCCTCAAGGGGCGCTCCATGGAAAACGAATGCGCCGAGCAATGGCAGACATACATGGAATGCGTCGAGACCCATCTCGTCAAACAGGGAATCAAACCCGCCCTAGACGACGCCAGGAAAGAAGCCCCTTTTGAGAACGAGGGGAAACCTCTAGACAAGTAG